GCCGGGTTCATCGCCCGCCCGGAGAACAGCCCGGAGGCCGTCGAGGAGATCACCGGCGTCCCCGCCGAGGAACTCCGGGCCGCAGCGCGGCTGTATGCCGAGGCACCCAACGGGGCCATCTACTACGGTCTCGGCGTCACCGAGCACAGCCAGGGCTCGACCATGGTCATGGGAATGGCCAACCTGGCGATGGCGTGCGGCAACATCGGCCGCGACGGTGTCGGCGTGAACCCGCTGCGCGGCCAGAACAACGTGCAGGGCTCCTGCGACATGGGCTCCTTCCCCCATGAACTCCCCGGCTACCGGCACGTCTCCGACGACGCGGTCCGTACCGTCTTCGAGAACCTCTGGGGCGGAACTCTCCTCGCCGAACCGGGACTTCGCATACCCAACATGTTCGACGCGGCCATCGACGGCACGTTCCGAGGCCTGTTCGTCCACGGCGAGGACATCGCCCAGTCCGACCCCAACCTGGGGCACGTCACCGCCGCCCTCGAAGCGATGGAACTCGTCGTCGTCCAGGACCTGTTCCTCAACGAGACGGCCAAGTTCGCCCACGTCTTCCTGCCCGGAGCGTCCTTCCTGGAGAAGGACGGCACCTTCACCAACGCCGAACGCCGCATCAACCGGGTGCGCGCCGTGATGAAGCCGAAGACGGGCAAGCACGAGTGGCAGATCGTCAGCGAGATCGCCACCGCCATGGGCTACCCGATGGCATACGACCGTCCCGGCCAGATCATGGACGAGATCGCCTCGGTCACCCCGACGTTCACCGGGGTCTCCTTCGAGCTCATCGACAAGCTCGGCAGCGTCCAGTGGCCGTGCAACGAGGAGGCCCCCGAGGGCACGCCCGTCATGCATGTGGACGAATTCGTGCGCGGCAAGGGCAAGTTCGTGGTCACCTCCTACGTGCCGACCAACGAGCGCAGCACCCGGCGCTTCCCGTTGGTCCTCACCACGGGCCGCATACTCAGCCAGTACAACGTCGGCGCCCAGACCCGCCGTACCGGCAACGTCGCCTGGCACCCCGAGGACGTACTGGAGCTGCACCCGCACGATGCCGAGGTCCGCGGCATCAACCACGGTGACATGGTCACCCTGGCCAGCCGTGTCGGGCAGACCACCCTGCGCGCGGAGATCGCCGACCGTATGCCGACGGGGGTCGTGTACACCACGTTCCACCACCCGGTCACCGGCGCCAACGTGGTGACCACGGAGAACTCCGACTGGGCGACCAACTGCCCCGAGTACAAGGTGACCGCCGTACAGGTGGCGCTCGCCCGCCCCGACCGGTCGAGCGGGACCGAAGCCGCCGGCAACGACCTCGTGACGGTGGTGGACTGAGATGACAGCGACCGTGCCGTCTGAGTGCAGGATGGCCAACGACATCGCCAGGAACCTCGGACACCTGCCGGGGGAGGAGGCGGCGGAGGCGATTGCCGGCCACATCGGCAGGTTCTGGGACCCGCGTATGCGCTCACGGCTCCACGAGTTCGTGGATGCCGGAGCGGAGGGCCTGGACCCCCTGGTGGTCGCCGCCGTGAAACTACTGCGCTGAGCCGGGAGAGGGATGACTCCTGCGGGCCGCCCGGGACTGTACACGCCTGACGAATACTGCATACAGTATTTGTCGGTGACCGTCTGCGGTCCCGGCACGGCCCGGCGAGAGAAGGAGCCGTTCATGCTGTTCCGGCAGCTCGAATACTTCGTGGCGGTGGCGAGGGAGAGGCATTTCGCGCGGGCCGCGGAGTCCTGCTACGTCTCCCAGCCCGCGCTCTCGGCGGCGATCGCCAAACTGGAGCGGGAGCTGAACGTCACGCTCATCAACCGCGGGCACAACTACCAGGGCCTCACTCCAGAGGGGGAGCGGCTCGTGGTGTGGGCCAAGCGGATCCTCGCCGAACAGGACGCCTTCAAGGCCGAGGTGGCCGCCGTGCAGTCGGGCATCACGGGGACCCTCCGGCTCGGCACGGACCCCACCGCGTCCACGACCCTTGCGCTCCCCGTGGCCGCCTTCTGCGCGGCGCACCCGCTGGCCAAGGTCCAGGTCCGCTCCCGGCTGTCGACCAAGGAACTCCACCGTCAGCTGCGCGACTACGAACTCGACGTGGCCATCGCCCACTTCGACCCCGACGACCAGGAAGGCCTCCAGGTCGTACCCCTCTACCAGGAGCGGTACATGCTGCTGGTCTCCGACGACCAGCTGGTGTCCCAGAGCCCCACCATGACCTGGGCGGACGCGGCCGAACTGCCCCTCGCCCTCCTCACGCCCGACATGCGGATCCGGCAGATCGTCGACACGGTCTTCGCGGAGAAGGGGTTCGTGGTGACCCCGCAGGTCGAGACGGACTCGATCGCCTCGCTCTACGCGCACGTGGGCGGCGGCGGCTGGGCGAGCATCGTGCCGCACACCTGGCTGCGCGCCATGCCCGTCGTGGGCCGGACGCGCGCGCTGCCGCTGGTCGATCCGGAGGCCGGCGCCCAGGTCTCGGTGGCGATCCACGCGGCGACCCCGGGTTCGGTCGCCGCCAGGGCGTTCGTCAACGCGGCGACGAGCCTGTCGTTGGACGACTTCTTCGGCCGCCCGCTCGCCCCGGAACACCGGGTGCGCTGAGCCGGCCGGCCACTGCCCTCGCTCGCGACCCGACCCAAGCACACCCTCCCCCGACCCCGGCCGCCCTGCCTTCGGACCTCTCACACCAGCCTGTCCTGACGGCGCATACGGAGCCCGTACGGCCTTCCGGTCCAGGGACCCCGGACGCCCTGTCCTCGGACCTCTCGCACCAGCCTGTCCTGACGGCGCATACGGAGCCCGTACGGCCTTCCGGTCCAGGGACCCGGCCGCCCTGTCCTCGGACCTCTCGCAAGTGGCCTGCCATCACGGCGCATACCGAGCCTGTACGGCCTTCCGGTCCAGCCCTCCCTTGGCCGTGTACGGCAATGCCGCGACCACTTCGAGCCGCTCGGGCACCTCGAACGCGGCCAGCCGCTCACGGCAGTACCGCAGGATCTCCTCGCGCCCGGCGCCGTCACCCCCGCGCACCACCACAGCGGCCCCGACCCGCTGGCCGTACACCGCGTCGGGCACCGCGAACACGGCCGCCTCCGCGACTCCCGGGCAGCCGGCGAGGACGTCCTCGACATGCTCGGGTGAGATCTTCTCCCCGCCCCGGTTGATGAGGTTCTTGATCCGTCCGGTCAACGACAGGTACCCGTCCTCGTCCAGCGTGCCCAGGTCACCGGTGCGCAGCCAGCCGTCGACGAAGGTGCGCGCCGACTCCGCGCCCGCGGCGAGATATCCGCGGGCGACGGTGGGCCCCTGCACCCACACCTCGCCCTCGACGCCCACCGGGCAGGACCGCCCGCTCCGGTCGACGACCCGGACCTCGACCCCGGTCGGCCGTCCGACCGATCCCTGCCGGAGGGCTCCCCGCTGCGGAAGGGGTTCGCTGGCCGCCTGGTGGGAGGACTCGGTCATCCCGTACGCGGACAGCAGCGGTGCGCCGAACGTGCGTTCCAGGGCCCGCCCCGTCGCAGTGTTGAGGGGCGCGCTGCAACTGCGGACGAACCGCAACGGCGGTGCCTGCGGCCCCGCACACTCCCCCTCCGATCCCTCCGATCCCTCCGATCCCTCTGACCCCTCCGCCCCTTCCGACCGCTCCAGGAGGATCTCGTGAATGGCCGGTACCGCGGTGAACCAGGTGGCGGCCACGGCCCGCATGTCACCCCAGAACGTGCTCGCCGAGAACCGTCCCCGCTCGGGCAGCAGCACACAGCCCCCGCTCGCGAGGGACGCCAGCAGCGCTGCGAACAGTCCGTGCCCGTGAAACAACGGCATCACCGCGACCGTCGCGTCCCCGGGCCCCAACTCGTAGGTGGCGCAGATGTTCTGAAGGGAGGCGGCCACGTTGGCGTGGGTCAGGGGGACCATCTTCGCCCGGTCGGTGGTGCCGGCGGTGAACAGCACGAGGGCGTCGAGGTCCGACAACTCACTTGCCGCACCGAGGCCTTGAGGCACACCGCAGGCGCCGGTCTCGAGTACGACCGCCGCCGCGCCCGCGCGGGAGACGTCCACCCGCAGCGACCACACGGGCACCGGCAACGTGCCACCGGACACCGACGGGCCCACCAGGACGACACGCGCCCCCAACGCCACCAAGCGCGCGGAGAGTTGGGACTCCGGCAGCGCGGGATCGAGCGGAGCCGTGACGAGCCCGGCCCGCGCGGCACCGAGCAGCCCGACGACGAACTCCGCGGTGTTGGCGCAGACCAGAGCGACGGCGTCACCGCGGCGCAGCCCCGCGCCGGCGAGCCGGGCGGCCACGTCGTCGGCAAGGGACGCGAGCGCCCGGTACGACAGGTGTACGCGTTCGCCGGTCACCACCAGGGCCCGGGCGTAAGGGCGTTCACGTACCTGCCGGTCGAGGAGATCGACGAGGCCCGTCATGTCCGGAGGCCGGTATCGGTTCGCGTCGCGCACGGATGCCGCGGCCGGAACGGCCATGACCCCACCCCCTCACGCAGGTCCGATGAAACATCCTCTGCGAGCGTGCGGTGGCCCCTGGCCCGCGTCCAATACCCACTGGCGAACGCCCGATAGCAGCTGTCTATCAAGGCAGTTGCGACGCCCCTCACCAGCTGTCGATAGATGCTGCTTATCGGCTGGTCGCCGATGGGTCTTGGACGCGGCCGAGCGGGCTGCGGATGGTGAGAGGAGTAGCCGCTCCGGCAGGACCTGCCCAAGGAGGACCTCGGACCATGACCGCCCCCTCGACACTGGAGACCGCGGCAGCAGCCGACGTTCCGACCGAGCTCACCGACGGGTACCACCTGGTTGTCGACGCGCTCAGGATGAACGACGTCGACACCATCTACGGAGTGGTCGGCATCCCGATCACCGACCTGGCCCGTCTCGCCCAGGCGCAGGGCATCCGCTACATCGGATTCCGGCACGAGAGCAACGCCGGACACGCGGCGGCCATCGCCGGCTACCTCAACAAGAAGCCCGGCGTGGCCCTCACGGTGTCGGCACCGGGCTTCCTCAACGGCCTGGTCGCGCTGGCGAACGCCACCACCAACTGCTTCCCCATGGTCCAGATATCCGGCTCCAGCGAGCGCCACCTCGTCGACCTCAAACAGGGCGACTACGAGGAGATGGACCAGCTCGCCGCGGCCCAGCCGTTCGTCAAGGCCGCATACCGGGTCGGCCGGGTGGAGGACATCGGCCGGGGCATCGCCCGCGCGCTGCGCACCGCCGCCTCCGGGCGTCCCGGCGGCGTCTACCTCGACATCCCGGCCGCGGTGCTCGGTTCCGTCCTGCCCAAGGCGGAGGGCGACCGGACGTTGAGCCGCCTGGTCGACCCCGCGCCGCGCCAACTGCCGGCACCGGAGGCCGTGGACCGCGCGATCGAGCTACTGGCAGGCGCCGAACGGCCGTTGGTCGTGCTGGGCAAGGGAGCCGCGTACGCCCAAGCCGACGCCAAGGTACGGGAGTTCATCGAGTCCACCGGCATCCCGTACGTGCCGATGTCGATGGCGAAGGGTCTGCTGCCCGACGACCACCCGCAGTCGGCCGCCACCGCCCGTTCCCTGGCGCTGAAGAAGGCCGATGTCGTGATGCTGGTCGGCGCCCGCCTCAACTGGCTTCTGGGGCACGGCCGGACGGGGTGGAACCCGGACGCCAAGTTCGTCCAGATCGACATCGACCCCAAGGAGATGGACAGCAACCAGCCCATCGCCGCCCCGCTCGTCGGTGACATCGAGTCGGTGCTCGACGCGCTCGCCGAGCGCACCAAGCCCGGCCGGATCGCGGCGCCTTCGGCCTGGCGCGAGGAACTCGAGGCGCGCTCGGCGCAGAACGTCGCGAAGATGGCCGAGCGCCTGCAGGCCGACCCGCACCCCATGCAGTTCATGGGCGCCCTGAAGGCCGTACGCGACGTCGTGCACCAGCACCCGCAGACGTACATCGTCAACGAGGGCGCCAACGCGCTGGACATCGCGCGCAACGTCATCGACATGCACGTACCGCGCCACCGTCTCGACAGCGGCACCTGGGGTGTCATGGGCATCGGCATGGGCTATGCGATCGCCGCCGCCGTCGAGAGCGGCGCCCCGGTTGTGGCCATCGAGGGCGACAGCGCCTTCGGGTTCAGCGGTATCGAGATCGAGACGATCTGCCGCTACAAGCTGCCCGTCGTCACCGTGATCATGAACAACGGCGGTGTCTACCGCGGCGACGACACCAATCCGTACGACGACGCCCCCTCGCCCACCACCCTCATGTCGGCGGCCCGCCACGACCTGCTGATCGAGGCGTTCGGCGGCAAGGGCTACCGGGTCACCACCCCCGCCGAGCTCACCGCCGCCCTCACCGAGGCGCTCGCCTCCGGCGGCCCGGCGCTCATCGACTGCGTGATCGATCCCTCGGCCGGCACCGAGAGCGGCCACATCTCGCACCTCAACCCCAAGGGCATCACCGTCGGCAACATCACGCCGGCGAAGAAGTGACCCGCCCGCACCCCGAGTTCCCTCCCTCACGTCCCGAACTCCCGCTGCGCACGCGCACGTTCACGATAAGGAAGCAGACATGAGTGAAAAGCCGCTCGCCGGAATCAAGGTGATCGACTTCACCGGGGTCCAGGCCGGTCCCGCCTGCACGCAGTTGCTCGCCTGGTTCGGCGCCGACGTCCTGAAGGTGGAGCGCCCCAACGGGGGCGACGTCACGCGCAAGCAGCTGCGGGACATCGAGGACCTCGACGCGCTGTACTTCACGATGCTCAACAGCAACAAGCGCTCTCTTGCCATCAACACCAAGACCGCCGAGGGTCTGGAGGTCCTGGAGAAGCTGATCACGGACGCCGACGTGCTGGTGGAGAACTTCGCCCCGGGCGCCCTGGACCGCATGGGCCTGACCTGGGAGCGCATCCAGGAACTGAACCCGCGTCTGGTCTTCGGCTCGGTCAAGGGCTTCAACGACCAGTCCTCCTGGAACGACCTCAAGGTCTACGAGAACGTCGCCCAGTGCGCGGGCGGCGCCGCCTCCACCACCGGCTTCTGGGACGGCCCGCCGACCATCTCGGGCGGTGCTCTCGGTGACACCAACACCGGGATGCACCTGGCCATCGGCATCCTCACCGCGATCATCGACCGTGGCAGGACAGGCCGGGGCCAGAAGGTGTCCGTGTCGATGCAGGACGCCGTGCTCAACCTCTGCCGCGTCAAGCTGCGCGACCAGCAGCGCCTGGAGCGGGTCGGTCACCTGGAGGAGTACCCGCAGTACCCCAACGGCGAGTTCACCGACGTGGTGCCGCGCGGCGGCAACGCGGGCGGCGGCGGCCAGCCCGGCTGGGTGCTCAAGTGCAAGGGCTGGGAGACCGACCCGAACGCGTACATCTACTTCACCGTCCAGGAGCAGAACTGGAAGCGCACCGCCGAGGTGATCGGCCGCCCCGAGTGGGCCCAGCACCCGGAGTACGCCACCGCGCGCGCCCGTCAGTCGCACATCTTCGAGATCTTCGAGGAGATCGAGAAGTGGCTCGCGGACAAGACCAAGTACGAGGCGGTCAACATTCTGCGTGAGTGGGAGGTGCCCTGCGCCCCGGTGATGAGCATGAAGGAGCTCGCCTACGACGAGGACCTGCGCAAGAGCGGCACCGTCGTCGAGGTCGAGCAGAAGGGCCGGGGCACCTATCTGACCGTCGGCAGCCCGGTGAAGTTCTCGTCCTTCCAGCCGGACATCGTGGGCGCCCCGCTCTTGGGCGAGCACAGCTCCGAGGTCCTGGTCGAACTCGGCTACGACGAGGAGACCATCGGCCGGCTGAAGGAGAGCGGGGTCATCGTCTGACGTGGAACGACGCGCAAGCGGCCGTGGCCCGGAGGCCACGGCCGCTTGCGTGCTGTCCGGTGGGACTCAGACCGAGGCTTCGGACCGCCGCCGCATCAGCTCCCGCTCCCGCTCGCGGCGCGCGGTGACGTCCCGGACGACCGCGCCGCAGTAGCTGCTGCCGTCGGGGCCCGACAGCAGGACCACGCTGAACTCGATGGAGAGTCTGCGGCCGTCCGCCGCCAGCGCCGGCACGTTCAGCAGGTCCGCTTCCCCGTACTTGCTGTATCCCCGCTCCATGGCGGCCTCGAAGCCGTCCTGGTGCCGCTTGCGGTGCCTCTCGGGGATGATGACGTCCAGACTTCGACCCGCCACGTCGGCAGCCGGGAACCCGAAGATGCGCTCCGCACCCCGGTTCCAGTAGCGGATCAGCCCCTCGCTGTCGGTGATCACTATGCCGTCGGGCGCCTGGGCCGCCATGCCCAGCACCACCGCGGAATCCAGATCTTCCATGTCGCCTCCGAGACGGAGTCATTGGTGGCGATAGTATACAGAATTCAGTCTACATGTCCTCTGTGCGGGGCGGATATGCAGGTGAAGGGCACCCCCAAAGCTTGGTATTGTTGTCCCTGTCGCCGCCGGGAACACTCCTGGCCGGGCGGCAGACACCTTGTCCGGGTGGCGGAATGGCAGACGCGCTAGCTTGAGGTGCTAGTGCCCTTTATCGGGCGTGGGGGTTCAAGTCCCCCCTCGGACACCACAAGTAAGACCCCACTTCGTGTGGGGTCTTTCGCGTTACGGCCCGAGCGGCGCCCTTAATTCGGTTGACCCGGCCCGCCCGCCGGGGGCTCAATACCCGGCATGGCCGACATTCAGGGCTCATACGACGATCTGTTCTCCTCGGTACCCAACACACTGGCGGCGCTGCTGGACGCCGGGGACGTGGGCGGAGCTGTGGCCGTCTTCGTGGACGGTGAACCGGTGGTGGACGTCTGGGGCGGCTTCGCCGACGCGGACCGGACGATCCCGTGGGAGCGGGACACCATCACCAACGTCTTCTCCACGACCAAGACGATGACGGCGCTGTGCGCGCTGATCCTCGCCGACCGGGGCGATCTCGACCTCGACGCCCCGGTCGCCCGGTACTGGCCGGAGTTCGCTGCCGAAGGCAAGGACAAGGTGCTCGTACGGCACCTGCTCTCGCACACGGCCGGCCTGCCCCACTGGACCGGACCGGTCGAGGAGATCTACGACTGGCAGGCCGCCACCGCACGGCTCGCCGCCGAAGCGCCGCTCTGGGAGCCGGGCACAGCGGCCGGCTACCACTCGCTCACCCAGGGATTCCTGGTCGGTGAGGTCCTGCGGCGGATCACCGGCCGCAGCGTCGGCGAGTTCCTCGCCCAGGAGGTGACCGGGCCGCTCGGCGCCGACTTCCACATCGGGCTCTCCGCAGAACACGACCACCGCGTCGCCCGCACCGTCCCGCCGCCCTTCCGGGACGAGGACTACACAGCG
This is a stretch of genomic DNA from Streptomyces sp. NBC_00285. It encodes these proteins:
- a CDS encoding formate dehydrogenase subunit delta yields the protein MANDIARNLGHLPGEEAAEAIAGHIGRFWDPRMRSRLHEFVDAGAEGLDPLVVAAVKLLR
- a CDS encoding serine hydrolase domain-containing protein → MADIQGSYDDLFSSVPNTLAALLDAGDVGGAVAVFVDGEPVVDVWGGFADADRTIPWERDTITNVFSTTKTMTALCALILADRGDLDLDAPVARYWPEFAAEGKDKVLVRHLLSHTAGLPHWTGPVEEIYDWQAATARLAAEAPLWEPGTAAGYHSLTQGFLVGEVLRRITGRSVGEFLAQEVTGPLGADFHIGLSAEHDHRVARTVPPPFRDEDYTAGAAASDAPPSEGTAIRVRDGNSVAWRRAQIPAASGFGNARSVALIQSALACGGTVRGVRLLSAAGAERAREEQFSGEDRVIGMTQRYGLGFGLFGTTFGWGGWGGSLVMVEPDARMVVAYVTDQMREPGDDTRGLELVMAAYDGLQGLG
- a CDS encoding PAS domain S-box protein, with translation MEDLDSAVVLGMAAQAPDGIVITDSEGLIRYWNRGAERIFGFPAADVAGRSLDVIIPERHRKRHQDGFEAAMERGYSKYGEADLLNVPALAADGRRLSIEFSVVLLSGPDGSSYCGAVVRDVTARRERERELMRRRSEASV
- a CDS encoding FadD7 family fatty acid--CoA ligase, translating into MAVPAAASVRDANRYRPPDMTGLVDLLDRQVRERPYARALVVTGERVHLSYRALASLADDVAARLAGAGLRRGDAVALVCANTAEFVVGLLGAARAGLVTAPLDPALPESQLSARLVALGARVVLVGPSVSGGTLPVPVWSLRVDVSRAGAAAVVLETGACGVPQGLGAASELSDLDALVLFTAGTTDRAKMVPLTHANVAASLQNICATYELGPGDATVAVMPLFHGHGLFAALLASLASGGCVLLPERGRFSASTFWGDMRAVAATWFTAVPAIHEILLERSEGAEGSEGSEGSEGSEGECAGPQAPPLRFVRSCSAPLNTATGRALERTFGAPLLSAYGMTESSHQAASEPLPQRGALRQGSVGRPTGVEVRVVDRSGRSCPVGVEGEVWVQGPTVARGYLAAGAESARTFVDGWLRTGDLGTLDEDGYLSLTGRIKNLINRGGEKISPEHVEDVLAGCPGVAEAAVFAVPDAVYGQRVGAAVVVRGGDGAGREEILRYCRERLAAFEVPERLEVVAALPYTAKGGLDRKAVQARYAP
- a CDS encoding LysR family transcriptional regulator is translated as MLFRQLEYFVAVARERHFARAAESCYVSQPALSAAIAKLERELNVTLINRGHNYQGLTPEGERLVVWAKRILAEQDAFKAEVAAVQSGITGTLRLGTDPTASTTLALPVAAFCAAHPLAKVQVRSRLSTKELHRQLRDYELDVAIAHFDPDDQEGLQVVPLYQERYMLLVSDDQLVSQSPTMTWADAAELPLALLTPDMRIRQIVDTVFAEKGFVVTPQVETDSIASLYAHVGGGGWASIVPHTWLRAMPVVGRTRALPLVDPEAGAQVSVAIHAATPGSVAARAFVNAATSLSLDDFFGRPLAPEHRVR
- the oxc gene encoding oxalyl-CoA decarboxylase, with the translated sequence MTAPSTLETAAAADVPTELTDGYHLVVDALRMNDVDTIYGVVGIPITDLARLAQAQGIRYIGFRHESNAGHAAAIAGYLNKKPGVALTVSAPGFLNGLVALANATTNCFPMVQISGSSERHLVDLKQGDYEEMDQLAAAQPFVKAAYRVGRVEDIGRGIARALRTAASGRPGGVYLDIPAAVLGSVLPKAEGDRTLSRLVDPAPRQLPAPEAVDRAIELLAGAERPLVVLGKGAAYAQADAKVREFIESTGIPYVPMSMAKGLLPDDHPQSAATARSLALKKADVVMLVGARLNWLLGHGRTGWNPDAKFVQIDIDPKEMDSNQPIAAPLVGDIESVLDALAERTKPGRIAAPSAWREELEARSAQNVAKMAERLQADPHPMQFMGALKAVRDVVHQHPQTYIVNEGANALDIARNVIDMHVPRHRLDSGTWGVMGIGMGYAIAAAVESGAPVVAIEGDSAFGFSGIEIETICRYKLPVVTVIMNNGGVYRGDDTNPYDDAPSPTTLMSAARHDLLIEAFGGKGYRVTTPAELTAALTEALASGGPALIDCVIDPSAGTESGHISHLNPKGITVGNITPAKK
- the frc gene encoding formyl-CoA transferase gives rise to the protein MSEKPLAGIKVIDFTGVQAGPACTQLLAWFGADVLKVERPNGGDVTRKQLRDIEDLDALYFTMLNSNKRSLAINTKTAEGLEVLEKLITDADVLVENFAPGALDRMGLTWERIQELNPRLVFGSVKGFNDQSSWNDLKVYENVAQCAGGAASTTGFWDGPPTISGGALGDTNTGMHLAIGILTAIIDRGRTGRGQKVSVSMQDAVLNLCRVKLRDQQRLERVGHLEEYPQYPNGEFTDVVPRGGNAGGGGQPGWVLKCKGWETDPNAYIYFTVQEQNWKRTAEVIGRPEWAQHPEYATARARQSHIFEIFEEIEKWLADKTKYEAVNILREWEVPCAPVMSMKELAYDEDLRKSGTVVEVEQKGRGTYLTVGSPVKFSSFQPDIVGAPLLGEHSSEVLVELGYDEETIGRLKESGVIV